The Periophthalmus magnuspinnatus isolate fPerMag1 unplaced genomic scaffold, fPerMag1.2.pri scaffold_73_arrow_ctg1, whole genome shotgun sequence genome contains a region encoding:
- the LOC117393646 gene encoding glutathione S-transferase LANCL1-like, giving the protein MTTKTAIITAIIFIIIIIIIIVIFITVIFITENEDEDDDDEEEEIRGTRGLRSRPVSGWRVPEARARSLSRTQVFGGPGYLEDALQCGEVVWRYGLLKKGYGLCHGAAGNAYTFLSLYRHTGDPKHLYRACMFADWCMNYGRHGCRTPDTPFSLFEGMAGTIYFLADLLQPMRAKFPAFEV; this is encoded by the exons ATGACGACGAAGACGGCGATCATCACCgccatcatcttcatcatcatcatcatcatcatcatcgtcatcttCATCACCGTCATCTTCATCACG GAGAATGAGGACGAAGACGACgacgacgaggaggaggagattcgCGGGACCCGAGGCCTTCGATCCAGACCCGTGTCTGGCTGGCGTGTCCCGGAAGCCCGGGCGAGGAGCCTGTCGCGTACCCAG GTGTTTGGAGGCCCTGGATACCTGGAGGACGCTCTGCAGTGTGGGGAGGTGGTGTGGAGGTACGGCCTGCTCAAGAAGGGCTACGGCCTTTGCCACGGAGCCGCCGGGAACGCCTACACTTTCCTGTCCCTGTACCGGCACACGGGGGACCCCAAGCACCTGTACCGCGCCTGCATG TTCGCAGACTGGTGCATGAACTATGGCAGACACGGTTGTCGCACACCTGACACGCCGTTCTCCCTGTTTGAAG GTATGGCCGGTACCATCTACTTCCTGGCTGACCTCCTGCAGCCAATGAGAGCAAAGTTCCCTGCATTTGAGGTGTAA